The genomic interval TTTCGTTAACTCAGCGCCAGCAGCTAGGCGATTAATACTTCCGCTTGCAAAAGCATCTGGATTGGCTTTGTACAAAGCCATCATCGTTTGATTGAAAGTTGCGCTATCTAGCTGAGACGCCATGATGGCAACAATTTCAGACACAGACTGGCCTGGTTTAACGATAATTTTCTGAACATCTCCCAATAATAAGGTGAATGTCTTGGTGAGACTACCGCTAGACCAATTCAGATTAACCAATACATCCAAGAAGGGATCATCAGTAATCGGGACAGAATTCACTGTTTCTACTAATGCCATTAATTGCTCTTGGCGATTGCGATACACCATTACCTGTGGATTAAAATCCAATATTTTGTGTGAGATCCCCAAACGTTCATAGGAAGCTTGACTGGGCATAGCTACATGCAAGCTACCTAAAGCATTCTGCTCATCGACTCCAATACGAATCGGAATCTCCACTCGGAGTGGCTCACCAGGACGAGACTGTAACTGCGGAGTGCCTAAGGAAATAGCCCCAGCTAGGGCAGACCAGCTAAGAAGCGCAAAGCTCAATAGCTTTAAAAATCCCAGCTGGCTTATGCGATACATAAAAGCAGAATTACTTCTCAAGCAAAATTCGAAGCATGCGGCGCAAAGGCTCTGCGGCACCCCATAACAACTGGTCGCCAACTGTAAATGCACCCAAGTACTCTGGACCCATTGCTAACTTATGCAACCGACCGATAGACACTGTCAAAGTACCACTCACAGCCGCAGGAGATAAGTCGCGCTCGGTAGTCTCACGATCATTTGGCACAACCTTAACCCACTGATTGTCAGCAGCCAAAATTGCCTCGATGTCTTGAAGAAGAACATCCTTTTTCAGCTTCACTGTCAAACCTTGTGAATGACAACGCATTGCGCCTACGCGCACACATAAGCCGTCGACTGGAATGCTACCAGGCGTGCGAAAAGCAGGACGACCCAAAATCTTATTAAACTCAGCGCCACCCTTCCACTCTTCCTTTGTTTGACCGTTATCAACGGGTACATCGATCCATGGAATCAAGCTACCTGCCAAAGCAATGTTACGGAAATTTTTCTTTGGAAAATCAGACGAGCGTAAAGTCTCGGTCACTTTACGGTCGATCTCCAAAATCCAGGAAGTTGGATCAGCTAATTCAGCCGCAACGCTATCACGCAAAGAACCCATCTGTAGTAATAACTCACGCATATTTTGGGCGCCAGCGCCAGAGGCTGCTTGGTAAGTCATAGCGCTAATCCACTCAACCATGTCCGCCTTAACCAAACCGCCCATCGCAATCATCATTAAGCTAACAGCACAGTTGGCGCCGATCCAATTCTTGCCGCCTGAAGCTAATGCCTTCTCAATCACAGGACGATTAACTGGATCCAGTATCAAGACGGCATCATCTTTCATACGTAATGCACTAGCTGCATCTATCCAATGACCATTCCAGCCGGCAGCGCGCGACTTAGGGAAAATATCGTTGGTGTAATCACCACCTTGGCAGGTGATGATGATGTCGCAGCGTGAAAGTGCTTTTATGTCATTAGCATCCTGCAAGGAACTTGCACTTTTAGTGACTTTTTGTCCATTTAGTAAGGGCACTTCTCCACCAGCTTGACTGGTACTAAAAAATACTGGCTCAATCAGATCAAAATCTTTTTCGGCCAACATTCTCTCCATGAGAACGCTGCCAACCATACCGCGCCAGCCAACTAAACCAACCAAAGATGTTTTTGAATTTGCCATGATATTTAACTATGCAGTAAATATGTTTGTTTTATGCAAGCGATGCCACAACTGCATCACCCATTTCTACCGTAGAGACTTTTGTCGTGCCTTCGGTATAAATATCAGCTGTACGCAAACCCTGTGCCAATACATTCTGCAC from Polynucleobacter necessarius carries:
- the asd gene encoding aspartate-semialdehyde dehydrogenase codes for the protein MANSKTSLVGLVGWRGMVGSVLMERMLAEKDFDLIEPVFFSTSQAGGEVPLLNGQKVTKSASSLQDANDIKALSRCDIIITCQGGDYTNDIFPKSRAAGWNGHWIDAASALRMKDDAVLILDPVNRPVIEKALASGGKNWIGANCAVSLMMIAMGGLVKADMVEWISAMTYQAASGAGAQNMRELLLQMGSLRDSVAAELADPTSWILEIDRKVTETLRSSDFPKKNFRNIALAGSLIPWIDVPVDNGQTKEEWKGGAEFNKILGRPAFRTPGSIPVDGLCVRVGAMRCHSQGLTVKLKKDVLLQDIEAILAADNQWVKVVPNDRETTERDLSPAAVSGTLTVSIGRLHKLAMGPEYLGAFTVGDQLLWGAAEPLRRMLRILLEK